Sequence from the Hallerella porci genome:
TGTGCCTTCTAAAAATCCGCAAGCGTAACGCGCAGGAATTTCGGCATTTTTGCAAAGTCCAATCATTACATGTGCAAAATCTTGGCACACGCCTTTCTTCGCATTGAACGCTTCTTCGGCGGTCGTGTTTACCGTCGTCGAATTAGATTCGTACGCCATCATCTGATGCACTTTATCGCAAATGAAAAGCGCATCAGCTTCGACATCTTTTGTGCGTTCGAATTCTACGCATGCTTTTAAACGCGTGAGAGTTGTATCCATCAAATAAATATTGAGCGGAAGCCTATCGGGTTTAATTTGATACGGCTGCATCGATACAATTCCCGTGCTGACGTAGGCAAGAGTCGAATGCAATTCGCGATCGAGCCCGTAAACGATGCGGTTTCCAAATGTATCCATTCCGCGTTTGATATTAAATCCCGGCGAAAAAATCACACGTTCCATATCGATTGTCATATAGTTCCCCAAGTAAGGTTCCATACGCAAAAGGACGGCATGATTTTTTACTGGTTCGCTAAACGAAACGATGGTTTGATAGTTATACAAATATTGTTTCATACAAGCACCAAATGATTGATCAAGTAGAGAATTCTTGATTTGTATTCGGAATCGTCTAAGTTGAATTTATCGGCAACAACCAAAGACTTTAATTCTTCAATGGATTTTTCATCGACGATATCCGCTAAAACATCGGTGTAACGCAGAAGCGATTCGAACGCTAAAGCAATCCGTTCAAACGAATAGCCGAAACGAATTTTCATATCGATGTTTTCGACATTGCGTCCAAGCATAATGATGTTTAACGCTTTATGATTTTGAATGCGTTGTTCCGCAGAGCCTCAGAAAGCAAGCGACCAATCGATGATACTTTGCAGTTCTGTTGTATTGGTAACGCCTTCGGCTTTTTTCTTTTTCATCAGGGCAACGCTCATCTCTAAATAGCTAAGCGTTTCGCTCATAATGTCTTCGCGGACCATCATCGCATTGTCCATTGCAAAGCGTTGAGCCGAAATTACACTCGACGGATTTTCTTCATCGTAAAGCATCCCGAGAGTAAATTCCGCATTGGTTTTGTAGTGGCCGACAACATCGAGTTTTTGCCAAAAGTAAATGTAATCGTCAGGCTCGCCGTCGATCATTTTATCGTAGCATTTGTTTAATTGATGAAGAGTCAAATAAACGCGCATCTCGTAGCGTCCAAGCCAGTAAAAACGATCCGCTTTCGTAGGAGAAATAATAAAACTTCTAACCATATAAACCTCTCTGTTGATTTTACTCGGTCATAATCCACGTGTCTTTAAATCCGCCGCCTT
This genomic interval carries:
- a CDS encoding transglutaminase domain-containing protein; translation: MKQYLYNYQTIVSFSEPVKNHAVLLRMEPYLGNYMTIDMERVIFSPGFNIKRGMDTFGNRIVYGLDRELHSTLAYVSTGIVSMQPYQIKPDRLPLNIYLMDTTLTRLKACVEFERTKDVEADALFICDKVHQMMAYESNSTTVNTTAEEAFNAKKGVCQDFAHVMIGLCKNAEIPARYACGFLEGTGQTHAWVEVFDGYNWIGLDPTHNKKIDYGYLKIAHGRDASDCPVSRGIYNGLIDEKIQIQVTLKEL
- a CDS encoding alpha-E domain-containing protein; the encoded protein is MVRSFIISPTKADRFYWLGRYEMRVYLTLHQLNKCYDKMIDGEPDDYIYFWQKLDVVGHYKTNAEFTLGMLYDEENPSSVISAQRFAMDNAMMVREDIMSETLSYLEMSVALMKKKKAEGVTNTTELQSIIDWSLAF